GAACAGGAAGTTAAGAATCGCATCGCTCTCTTTCTCGCTCAGTCCCAGCAAGCGCGTGGTAAAACCTTCGTTCACAAACAACGCCTTGCGTCCACTGACCGGATGCGTACGAATCACCGGATGCTGCACCGGCGGATTCTTCGCAACCGCCTGCTGCCAGCGCTGATGCTCTTCCTCAGTTTTGCGGTATTTGTACTCCTGGAACGACTTCTTAAAGTCGTGCTCCGCCTGCAGCCCGTTCAACAGCTGTTTAAACGGCGCGGACAGCGCCTCATACGCCGCAATTCCGCTTGACCACAAAGTATCACCGCCGCTTGCTGGCAGCAGCTTCGAAGCCAGAATGGCAATCGCCGGCGGTGTTTCAATAAAGGTGACGTCGGTGTGCCAGTTGTCGTTGTCCGGCGGATTGTCCTGATGCGTATCCAGCACGATGATCTCCTCCACACCTTCCGCATGCGGATAGACCGGGTGAATATGCAGATCGCCAAAGCGAATCGCCAGTGCACGCTGCTGCTCCGGGGTAATCACCTGATTACGCAGGAAAAGCACCTGATGGCGCAGCAGGCCATGATAGAGCTGTTCAAACTGTGCATCGCTCAGCGGACGGCTGAGATCGACATCGCTGACCTGCGCCCCGATATTCGGGCCCAGAGCGGTAAAAGTAAGACGTTCGTTCATTGCTGTTCTCCATTCCAGGGCGTCAGTCGGCGCTGCAAGGCGCGCAGACCCAGTTCTAAGCTAAAGGCAATCAGGGCAATGACGGCGATCCCGGCCAGCACGACGTCGGTGGCAAGAAACTCACCGGCCGACTGCACCATAAAGCCCAGTCCACGCGTAGCGGCAATCAGTTCCGCTGCCACCAGCGTTGACCAACCGACACCCAGACCAATACGCAAGCCGGTGAGAATTTCCGGCAGCGCGCCAGGCAAAATCACAAAGCGCAGTAGCTGCCAGCGCGAGGCGCCTAACGCCTGCGCGGCACGAATCCGCACCTGCTGCGCATTCTTCACGCCAGCCAGCGTCGATAAGGTCACCGGTGCGAAAATCGCCAGATAAATCAGTAAAATTTTTGAGGTTTCGCCGATGCCAAACCAAATCACCATCAACGGTAAATAGGCCAGCGGTGGCACCGGGCGGTAGAGTTCAATGAGGGGATCAAGCAGGCCGCGAATCGCCGGGCTTAAGCCCATCGCAATGCCAACCGGAATGCCAATCAGCGCAGCAAAGAATAGCGCGACCAGCATACGCGCCAGGCTGGCAGCTAAGTGCTGCCATAAAGTGGCATCCATAAAGCCTTGCGGGCTGGCGATCAAGATCAGCTTTTGCAGTACCACCTGCGGCGGCGGTAAAAACAGCGGCGCAATTAAGCCTAGCGCCGTGATACTCCACCACAACAGCAGCAGTAAGCCAACGCTCAGCAAGCTGAGTGAGAACTGGCGGGAGAACGGCCAGCGCAGTCCACGACGACGCGTTTGGGTTTTCTCATCAATTACCGCACTCATATAAATGCCTCACGCTGGGAAAAGACCTGATTCAGAACATATTCACGCCGTTCGATAAACTCCGGATCGGATTTTATACTGCGGCACGGTTCTCCGGCGGCATAGCGCTGACCAAAATCGAGCTTTAGGCGTTCGACTACGCGGCCCGGCCCCGGCGATAGCAGCACCAGTTCGCTGGCGAGGAACACCGCCTCTTCAATGTCATGGGTGATCAGCAGAATCTGTTTGCCGGTATCACGCCACAGCGTCAACAGCAGGGTTTGCATCTGTTCACGGGTAAACGCATCCAGCGCGCCAAACGGCTCATCTAACAGCAGCAACTGAGGATCAGCCGCCAGCGCACGCGCTATGCCCACGCGCTGACGTTGACCCCCAGAGAGCTGCCAGATAAAACGCTGCTCTGCACCTTCCAGTCCTACTTTGCGGATTAAACGACGTGCAATGGTATGGCGTTCCGCTTTCGCCATGCCCGCCAGTTGCAAACCGAACGCAACGTTATCAATCACGTTGCGCCACGGCAGCAATCCTTCATGTTGAAATACTACGCCGCGCTCAGCGCCCGGCCCTTGCACCGCTTTGCCATCCAGCGTGATGCTGCCGGATTCCAGCGGCAGAAAGCCGGCGATTAAGTTCAGCAGCGTGGTTTTGCCACAGCCGGATGGCCCCAACACCACCAGCAGATCGCGGCTGCCCAGCTGCAAGTTAATGTCCTGCAGCGCGGGTTGACCGGCGTAACGCGCATTGAGGTTGGTGATGTTGAGCATACGGCCTCCGGTTATTTCGCTAAGGGTGCAACGAATCGCGTGGTGACGAAGCTGCTGTAATCGTTGTCCGCTTCCGGCACTTTGCCCTGCTCTTTCAGGAAGTTTGCGGTATCAACAATTGCTTTGTTCACCGGCTTGCCGAGCTGCTCGACCTGCTGTTGCGCCGTCAGGTAAGTGTTGCCTTTCACCAACACTGGCACATCCGCTTCCGGCACACCGCTCAGGCGCGCCAGCTTGCTCAGATTGTCTGACTGCTTCAGCCATTGATCAGGATTGGCGATATAAGCCTGCTGCGCTTCTACGGCGCTGCGGGCAAACGCGGTGACAATTTCCGGATGCTGCTGCGCGAAGTCTTTACGCACTACCCATACATCCAGCGTCGGCGCCCCCCATTTACCCACCTGCGAGGAGTCGGTCAGCACGTTGCCGTCTTTCTCCAGCTCATTCACTGCCGGAGACCACACGTAGGCGCCGTCAATATCGCCACGCTTCCAGGCAGCAATAATCGCCGGTGGCTGCAGGTTAACTAGCGTCACCTGGGAAGGTTTGATGCCCCAATGCTTCAGCGCCGCGAGGAAACTGTAATGGGTGGTAGAGATGAACGGCACGGCGATACGCTTGCCGATCAGGTCTTTAGGGTCCTTGATGTTTTTCTTCACCACCAGCGCTTCAGAGTTGCCCAGCTGTGAGGCGAGCAGGAAAGCTTCAATCGGCAGCTTTTGCGTGGCGGCCACGGCCAGCGGACTGGAACCGATATTACCGATCTGGACGTCGCCCGACGCCAGTGCACGCAGCACGCTGGCACCGCTATCGAATTTACGCCAGTCCACGGTGGCACCGCTCTCTTTGGCGAAAGTGTTATCCGCCTGCGCCACTTTGGCCGGTTCAGCCGAGGTTTGATACGCCACGGTCACGTTGACCGCCTGCGCCTGGAACGCCATCAGGGCCAGAGCCGCTGCGACCGCCGTTATTGTTTTTTTCACTGCCATCATCGTTCACCCCAATGTGTTTTTGTGGTGGCAGTTTCTCCAGCAGCAGTAATTTCATAAAGGAATTAAAAATTATCCCTAATGACGATCCGTTCTTAGATCAACATTGGGCAAGGCTATGCAAAAAGTGCAAATGGAAAGAACCGGTAAATCGGTAAATATGTCACGCGCTCACAATAGGACTGTGATATTGATAGACTTCTCATTTTTCACCCCTCTACTAACGGTCCCAAATCCATGTCGATTGAGAAAGTCGCGCATTTAGCTGGCGTGTCAAAAGCCACAGTTTCACGGGTTTTGAATCACAATCCGGGCGTGCGTCCGGATACGCGTGCCAAAGTGCTGGCGGCGATCGACATCTGCGACTATCAACCCAATTTGCTGGCGCGTCAGTTACGTACTGCTCAAAGCCATATGCTGCTGGTGCTGATTCCTGACATCACCAATCCGTTCTGCTCGCGCGTGGTTCAGGGCATTGAGGCAGAAGCTGAAGCGCAGGGTTATCACATTCTGCTGTGTAACTCAGGATCACAGCTGCGGCGCGAAGCGGCCTATATTGCGCTGCTCACCGGTAAAGTCGTGGATGGCGT
The sequence above is drawn from the Pantoea nemavictus genome and encodes:
- the tauA gene encoding taurine ABC transporter substrate-binding protein, encoding MMAVKKTITAVAAALALMAFQAQAVNVTVAYQTSAEPAKVAQADNTFAKESGATVDWRKFDSGASVLRALASGDVQIGNIGSSPLAVAATQKLPIEAFLLASQLGNSEALVVKKNIKDPKDLIGKRIAVPFISTTHYSFLAALKHWGIKPSQVTLVNLQPPAIIAAWKRGDIDGAYVWSPAVNELEKDGNVLTDSSQVGKWGAPTLDVWVVRKDFAQQHPEIVTAFARSAVEAQQAYIANPDQWLKQSDNLSKLARLSGVPEADVPVLVKGNTYLTAQQQVEQLGKPVNKAIVDTANFLKEQGKVPEADNDYSSFVTTRFVAPLAK
- the tauC gene encoding taurine ABC transporter permease TauC; its protein translation is MSAVIDEKTQTRRRGLRWPFSRQFSLSLLSVGLLLLLWWSITALGLIAPLFLPPPQVVLQKLILIASPQGFMDATLWQHLAASLARMLVALFFAALIGIPVGIAMGLSPAIRGLLDPLIELYRPVPPLAYLPLMVIWFGIGETSKILLIYLAIFAPVTLSTLAGVKNAQQVRIRAAQALGASRWQLLRFVILPGALPEILTGLRIGLGVGWSTLVAAELIAATRGLGFMVQSAGEFLATDVVLAGIAVIALIAFSLELGLRALQRRLTPWNGEQQ
- the tauD gene encoding taurine dioxygenase, which encodes MNERLTFTALGPNIGAQVSDVDLSRPLSDAQFEQLYHGLLRHQVLFLRNQVITPEQQRALAIRFGDLHIHPVYPHAEGVEEIIVLDTHQDNPPDNDNWHTDVTFIETPPAIAILASKLLPASGGDTLWSSGIAAYEALSAPFKQLLNGLQAEHDFKKSFQEYKYRKTEEEHQRWQQAVAKNPPVQHPVIRTHPVSGRKALFVNEGFTTRLLGLSEKESDAILNFLFWHTAKPEFQVRWRWQENDVAIWDNRVTQHYANADYYPARRVMHRATVLGDKPV
- the tauB gene encoding taurine ABC transporter ATP-binding subunit yields the protein MLNITNLNARYAGQPALQDINLQLGSRDLLVVLGPSGCGKTTLLNLIAGFLPLESGSITLDGKAVQGPGAERGVVFQHEGLLPWRNVIDNVAFGLQLAGMAKAERHTIARRLIRKVGLEGAEQRFIWQLSGGQRQRVGIARALAADPQLLLLDEPFGALDAFTREQMQTLLLTLWRDTGKQILLITHDIEEAVFLASELVLLSPGPGRVVERLKLDFGQRYAAGEPCRSIKSDPEFIERREYVLNQVFSQREAFI